In a single window of the Drosophila albomicans strain 15112-1751.03 chromosome 3, ASM965048v2, whole genome shotgun sequence genome:
- the LOC117568285 gene encoding sodium-coupled monocarboxylate transporter 1 codes for MCANTILKLLTLCALAHFISAHTLKEQPISTEQKYLIVRGETPKESAGSQEHLEFNDAATLLLTSFKTQTISASNAIEECSQPAHKATFSGIDYVILLGMLVVSLGIGIFYGFFETGGSSSEDFLLGSGMSLLPVTLSLTTSFITAIELLGNPSEMYFQGTQFVLIVIPMVLVIPVAVKIFYPIYFKMELTSCYEYLGIRFGKEIRILGAVLYVIQMCFYTAVAVLAPAIALSKATGLNTKIAVILIYVVCVFYSSMGGIKACVIADSFQAAVLAVSLVLIVGLGSFYSGNPIEVFQTAAEYDRLEFFNFDPDPTTRHTVWSVVIGGFFYWTSLFCTNQASVQKCMSLKSLKLAKIALGFAIIGLIIVFLLNFYTGLMVFTHYAQCDPLIVGRITASDQLLPYYVINTYEGVYTIAGIFVAGIFAASLGTVASALNSLSAVTCEDLLINGMNIKISPEKGATYAKWMSLGFGAVSFGLVFIVEHLGGVLQATLTLNGLIGGVTLGLFVLGIACKQANSKGAFYGGLLSLTLVVFVGVVAQLGDVKTPTLPTSVESCNCHMNVTGIIGDLLSESLLVKTEGGFTSWPIFRISYMWFSMIGCLLTVFLGWLISLIIDALQRRSVLKITGKGIDNPAISEDIFQKETSVTFSTVVKPTETTSGEGHINLAIHLDDESQPK; via the exons ATGTGTGCTAATaccattttaaaattgttaaccCTGTGTGCTCTGGCCCATTTTATAAGCGCCCACACTCTGAAGGAACAACCCATCTCCACCGAACAGAAGTATCTGATTGTGCGAGGCGAGACGCCGAAGGAATCTGCTGGCTCCCAGGAGCATCTGGAGTTCAATGATGCTGCCACCTTGCTGCTCACTTCATTCAAGACCCAAACAATATCTGCGAGCAATGCAATCGAGGAATGCAGTCAACCTGCTCATAAGGCGACCTTCTCAGGCATCGACTACGTCATTTTGCTGGGCATGTTGGTCGTCTCCTTGGGCATTGGCATCTTTTATGGCTTCTTCGAAACTGGCGGCAGTTCATCCGAGGATTTCCTGCTTGGCTCTGGCATGAGTTTACTTCCAGTTACACTTAGTTTAACAACGAGTTTCATCACCGCAATCGAGTTGCTTGGAAATCCCTCCGAGATGTATTTCCAGGGCACGCAGTTTGTGCTCATTGTGATTCCCATGGTGCTCGTTATTCCCGTGGCTGTGAAGATCTTTTATCCCATCTACTTTAAAATGGAGCTGACCAGCTGTTATGAGTATCTCGGTATTCGCTTTGGCAAGGAGATTCGCATTCTAGGCGCAGTACTTTATGTAATTCAA ATGTGCTTTTATACCGCCGTTGCTGTACTTGCTCCGGCTATTGCTTTATCCAAAGCCACGGGCTTGAATACCAAAATTGCTGTCATCTTAATATACGTTGTCTGCGTTTTCTACTCTTCCATGGGCGGCATCAAAGCATGTGTTATTGCGGATTCTTTTCAG GCTGCTGTGTTGGCCGTCTCTTTAGTCTTGATCGTGGGTCTTGGCTCTTTTTACAGTGGCAATCCGATAGAAGTTTTTCAGACTGCTGCTGAATACGATCGCTTGGAGTTTTTCAA CTTTGATCCCGATCCAACCACTCGGCATACAGTTTGGTCTGTGGTCATTGGAGGCTTCTTCTACTGGACTTCGCTTTTCTGCACCAATCAGGCTTCGGTGCAAAAGTGCATGTCTCTTAAATCCCTGAAGCTGGCCAAGATTGCGTTGGGATTTGCCATAATTGGACTGATTATAGTCTTTCTGCTTAACTTTTACACCGGACTGATGGTCTTCACTCACTATGCGCAATGCGATCCCTTGATTGTGGGTCGCATCACAGCCTCCGATCAACTTTTGCCTTACTATGTGATCAATACGTATGAAGGAGTTTATACCATCGCTGGCATCTTTGTGGCTGGCATCTTTGCAGCCAGTTTGGG AACTGTTGCCTCAGCCTTGAACTCATTGTCAGCTGTCACTTGCGAAGATTTGCTCATCAATGGCATGAACATCAAGATTTCACCGGAGAAAGGCGCCACCTATGCCAAATGGATGTCTTTGGGTTTTGGTGCTGTATcatttggtttggttttcaTTGTGGAACACTTGGGTGGCGTACTTCAGGCCACATTGACGCTCAACGGGCTGATTGGAGGCGTTACTTTGGGGCTTTTTGTTCTTGGCATTGCTTGCAAGCAGGCGAACTCCAAGGGAGCATTCTATGGAGGACTCTTGTCGCTGACCTTGGTCGTATTTGTGGGCGTGGTGGCGCAACTTGGCGATGTAAAGACACCAACGTTGCCAACGTCTGTGGAAAGTTGCAATTGTCATATGAATGTGACGGGCATCATTGGCGATTTGCTTAGCGAAAGTCTACTAGTGAAAACTGAGGGAGGATTCAC CTCTTGGCCGATTTTCCGAATAAGCTACATGTGGTTCAGCATGATCGGTTGCCTGTTAACCGTTTTCCTCGGTTGGCTGATATCACTCATCATCGATGCACTGCAGCGTCGAAGCGTGCTGAAGATTACCGGTAAAGGTATTGACAATCCTGCGATATCCGAAGATATTTTCCAGAAGGAAACTTCCGTAACGTTCTCCACAGTAGTGAAGCCGACTGAGACGACAAGTGGAGAGGGTCACATTAACTTGGCCATTCACCTCGACGATGAAAGCCAACCAAAATAG
- the LOC117568287 gene encoding microfibrillar-associated protein 1 — MSAPAAPTGIQCTAGAVPVRNEKGEISMQKVKVQRYISGKRPDYACADSSSDESDDDDFVDNRKRMERHKAERHKLELERRDSADEKALDQEDEAEVDDPRLRRLRARPADMEDLERERRERHRHIHEPEMVESASEDEDDEDANVQQQRIERATNKITLASESDTDSELSDTELEKRRSKLRARMLQQQREEEVLQKEDEKQSESSESDSTEYEEETESEEENEPRLKPLFVRKRDRATIQEKEREVQKQKQIEAEAKRAAKERRRATLRMVEESVKKDLEKVKPETNEASIDDVCTADENDEVEYEAWKLRELKRMKRDREERDNADREKVEIERMRNLTEEERRQELRSNPKLVTNKATKGKYKFLQKYYHRGAFYLDEENDVLKRDFAQATLEDHFDKTILPKVMQVKNFGRCGRTKYTHLVDQDTTKFDSPWYAETSNNMKFHNERAGGMRQQFDKPTASKRKKME, encoded by the exons ATGAGCGCACCAGCAGCTCCAACGGGCATCCAATGCACCGCGGGTGCAGTTCCCGTGCGCAATGAAAAGG GCGAGATTTCCATGCAAAAGGTGAAGGTACAGCGTTATATATCTGGAAAGAGACCTGATTATGCATGCGCCGATTCCAGCTCAGATGAAAGTGACGACGATGACTTCGTAGACAATCGCAAACGCATGGAGCGACACAAGGCTGAACGCCATAAGCTGGAATTGGAGCGACGTGACAGCGCTGACGAGAAGGCGCTAGATCAAGAGGATGAGGCCGAGGTGGATGATCCACGTTTGCGACGCTTGCGTGCTCGCCCGGCTGATATGGAAGATTTGGAGCGGGAGCGACGTGAACGCCATCGACACATTCACGAACCGGAAATGGTGGAAAGCGCAAGCGAAGATGAGGATGATGAGGACGCCAACGTGCAGCAACAGCGCATTGAGCGGGCAACCAATAAAATTACACTGGCATCCGAATCCGACACAGACTCCGAGTTGAGCGACACAGAATTGGAGAAGCGACGCTCCAAATTGAGAGCACgcatgttgcaacaacaacgggaaGAAGAAGTCCTTCAAAAAGAGGATGAAAAGCAATCGGAATCATCAGAGTCCGACAGCACCGAGTACGAAGAGGAGACAGAAAGTGAGGAGGAAAACGAGCCACGATTGAAACCATTGTTTGTGCGCAAACGTGATCGTGCCACCATCCAAGAAAAGGAACGTGAAgtccaaaagcaaaagcaaattgaagCGGAGGCCAAGCGAGCGGCCAAGGAACGAAGACGCGCCACACTGCGCATGGTGGAGGAGAGCGTGAAGAAGGATCTGGAAAAGGTGAAGCCAGAGACAAATGAAGCATCCATTGATGATGTGTGCACAGCCGATGAGAATGACGAAGTCGAGTACGAGGCGTGGAAACTGCGCGAACTCAAGCGAATGAAACGTGATCGCGAGGAGCGAGACAA cgCGGATCGTGAAAAGGTGGAAATCGAACGTATGCGTAATCTCACCGAGGAGGAGCGACGCCAGGAGCTGCGTTCAAACCCCAAGCTGGTGACGAACAAGGCGACCAAGGGCAAATACAAATTCCTCCAAAAGTACTATCATCGTGGTGCCTTCTACTTGGACGAGGAGAACGATGTGCTGAAACGAGACTTTGCTCAAGCCACGCTCGAAGATCACTTCGACAAAACCATTCTGCCCAAGGTGATGCAAGTGAAGAACTTTGGTCGCTGTGGTCGCACCAAATACACGCATTTGGTAGATCAAGATACAACCAAATTCGATTCACCTTGGTATGCCGAAACCTCCAATAACATGAAATTTCATAATGAACGTGCTGGCGGCATGAGGCAGCAATTTGATAAGCCAACAGCTTCCAAGCGGAAAAAGATGGAATAG
- the LOC117568281 gene encoding uncharacterized protein LOC117568281, with the protein MVFVTFRFEDGTNPEAVQLQPDTIYRIGRKRELEFHSDDESLELAHATIALIAGGIVRIAAVAGKVIVNGSETEIQSISNSDIVNCLVDLKFGNVKAKLSFKEDKHDEAAHDSSGFEEETKDKSVDTTGDSFIIPETMPPPKEVCFDDDKELEKIQNRTVNKTSDSLVIPESMPPSANTTFDCDSFNIPETQAVPLHRQSRGPEVSKVSFDDDDFLIPETQEVLPQNPRPDLDHKTNVVDDDSSELGSQIRICTQEFNEFDEDAIDDFDSSLLLGDVAITVLGKGALKQPADNAAVDQEVSALNWSATNTKYSAEACLTPELSAAGIPLDDVPCTPDLFDFINNEANQSSNSPPHELINVTADVHRNSVCRAEKSAVNSIETPDNTPGEANDNNDDFIETQAFPMRKLIANDDDVATQAFNRNASWSDNDDFIATQVFPKRTSLANTNLEDNIATQAFIRDPEVSKTKSKETDGNNSNTSSAFLAPQPKSTVNNSENFNNSNTSSPFKAPLAKSAVNDIANNSEDLIATQVFFKQPRVSETITKESTNSSININDDMQETQLFIPPKTADPNSSRLNISDCLSIGDELDHELKEFIALKSLPSSSEDEDFQFANSKCNTEKKEQNEISKEVANQSATTFSRKRLAVKVRDMSKSSTPITVESNDEKTPLATTKQHRKRSSTTNTKLTSPPKKQRSEENETLEYADEKTPLSSKMSRQAKSKSEAIVDQTASARSESDAKARLRKVKSNEKLDQAPSVRSESETKKGRPKRLKTTDEILHEKLDQAASVRSASETKKGRPKKLKSNDVILHETKDQAVSVRSESDTKRGRPSKLKTNDEVLHETKDQAASVRSASETRGQRSKKSRNTDESVPEKLDEAASSRLTSTAKTLHGKTSANNISKSRSEKSEIIQPIDQVAPPKRSKRLASLRTDSQLSEAAGSSNESTKETDVPPEKKVKKSKIESSSMPASETEVSSRSKSKKKTGKSESEPIFSDKAIASSSTPIAKSRDVAEKSTTATKVASKLDAARKPDGNTEVPSRSKSTKTTGKSDKVAKAEKAAPIAKAKDVAKTNPKDEEESATTLNNSRRKNNQQDYLQDINKYIMKIKRSGRKIQLSLSMCNYAELRQILYFLRNEFDVTDDPRCCDVLLMDRGERTYKFLIGIASNRPILSSCWLHDIKENRSLAVKSNHIFKDYKFMELFKFNPLAVLEPTNLLKGFNFMLGTDIQPNAKDMQAIIECAGGTVHRKAPPIASNVRLYVVASQKDKHMWQLLRNYTNLEYIKTEGVMQALVQHKPELLDEHKLIRL; encoded by the exons ATGGTGTTTGTGACTTTCCGCTTTGAGGATGGTACAAATCCGGAAGCTGTTCAATTGCAGCCAGATACCATATATCGCATTGGTCGTAAGCGGGAACTGGAGTTTCACAGCGACGATGAG TCCTTGGAGCTGGCACACGCAACTATAGCACTTATAGCTGGCGGAATTGTGCGTATAGCTGCGGTGGCCGGCAAAGTGATTGTGAATGGCAGTGAAACCGAAATCCAAAGCATCAGTAATTCAGATATTGTCAATTGTCTGGTGGATTTGAAGTTTGGGAATGTGAAGGCCAAGTTATCCTTTAAGGAAGACAAGCATGATGAAGCG GCTCACGATAGCAGTGGCTTCGAGGAAGAGACAAAGGATAAGTCTGTGGATACAACGGGTGATAGCTTCATCATACCTGAAACAATGCCTCCACCTAAGGAGGTATGCTTCGATGATGACAAGGAACTG GAGAAGATCCAGAATAGAACTGTCAATAAGACAAGCGATAGCTTAGTCATTCCCGAATCAATGCCGCCATCAGCGAATACTACATTTGACTGCGATAGTTTTAACATACCCGAAACACAAGCCGTTCCCTTGCACAGACAATCGAGAGGTCCCGAAGTGTCGAAGGTTTcatttgatgatgatgatttctTAATACCGGAGACACAAGAGGTCTTACCACAAAATCCTAGGCCAGACTTAGATCATAAGACTAATGTCGTGGACGACGATTCCTCGGAGCTGGGCAGCCAAATTCGGATTTGTACACAGGAGTTTAACGAATTTGATGAAGATGCCATTGATGATTTCGATTCATCTCTTTTGCTTGGCGACGTAGCTATAACAGTGCTTGGTAAAGGAGCTTTAAAGCAGCCAGCGG aCAACGCTGCTGTCGACCAGGAAGTGAGTGCTTTAAATTGGTCTGCAACCAACACAAAGTACTCTGCTGAGGCTTGTTTAACACCCGAATTGTCTGCAGCAGGAATACCACTCGACGATGTACCCTGCACACCCGATTTGTTTGATTTCATTAACAATGAAGCAAATCAGAGCAGTAACTCCCCACCTCATGAATTAATCAATGTAACTGCGGATGTACATCGAAATTCGGTCTGCAGAGCAGAAAAGTCTGCAGTGAACAGCATTGAGACGCCTGACAATACACCAGGAGAGGCGAATGATAATAATGACGACTTCATTGAGACGCAGGCATTTCCCATgcgcaaattaattgcaaacgatgatgatgttgcaacTCAAGCCTTCAACCGAAATGCTAGCTGGAGCGATAATGATGATTTCATTGCCACTCAAGTATTTCCAAAGCGAACATCACTGGCGAATACCAATTTGGAGGATAACATTGCCACGCAAGCATTTATTAGAGATCCTGAAGTGTCCAAAACCAAGTCAAAAGAAACTGACGGAAACAACTCGAATACCTCATCTGCTTTTCTTGCGCCACAGCCAAAATCAACGGTTAATAATTCAGAGAATTTCAACAACTCGAATACCTCATCTCCATTTAAGGCGCCACTGGCAAAGTCAGCGGTTAATGATATTGCTAATAATTCAGAGGACTTAATCGCTACTCAGGTGTTCTTTAAACAGCCTCGAGTATCTGAAACAATCACGAAAGAATCAACGAATTCTAGCATCAACATCAATGACGATATGCAGGAGACTCAGTTGTTTATTCCTCCCAAAACTGCAG ATCCAAATTCTTCGCGACTGAATATATCAGATTGCCTAAGTATTGGAGATGAGTTAGATCATGAGCTCAAGGAATTTATTGCACTTAAATCACTGCCTAGTTCATCAGAAGATGAAGATTTCCAGtttgcaaattcaaaatgcaacaccgagaaaaaagagcaaaatgaA ATATCAAAGGAGGTGGCAAACCAATCAGCTACAACTTTTAGTCGAAAACGACTTGCAGTAAAGGTTCGGGACATGTCCAAGTCCAGCACTCCCATTACTGTTGAATCCAACGACGAAAAAACTCCTCTGGCTACTACAAAACAACATCGGAAGAGGTCTTCGACGACAAATACAAAGTTAACATCAC CTCCAAAAAAACAACGTTCAGAAGAAAATGAAACTTTGGAGTATGCTGATGAGAAGACTCCCCTTTCTTCAAAAATGTCACGTCAAGCGAAATCGAAAAGTGAAGCAATTGTAGATCAAACAGCCTCAGCTCGTTCCGAATCAGATGCAAAAGCTCGTttaagaaaagtgaaaagcaatGAAAAATTGGATCAAGCTCCTTCAGTTCGTTCTGAGTCGGAAACAAAAAAAGGGCGTCCTAAAAGGCTAAAAACCACTGACGAAATTTTGCATGAAAAATTGGATCAAGCAGCTTCAGTTCGCTCAGCatcagaaacaaaaaaaggccGTCCTAAAAAACTGAAATCTAATGACGTGATTTTGCATGAAACAAAGGATCAAGCAGTTTCAGTTCGTTCAGAATCGGACACAAAAAGGGGACGTCCTAGTAAACTCAAAACCAATGACGAGGTTTTGCATGAAACAAAGGATCAAGCAGCTTCAGTTCGTTCAGCATCAGAAACAAGAGGTCAGCGTTCtaaaaaatcaagaaatacTGACGAGTCTGTGCCAGAAAAATTAGATGAAGCAGCTTCAAGCCGATTAACATCAACTGCAAAAACTCTGCATGGAAAAACTTCTGCCAACAACATTTCAAAAAGCCGTTCAGAAAAATCAGAAATTATTCAACCCATTGATCAAGTTGCTCCGCCTAAACGCAGCAAACGTCTGGCGTCACTCAGAACGGATTCACAATTATCTGAAGCTGCTGGGTCAAGCAATGAATCTACAAAGGAAACCGATGTTCCACCAGAGAAGAAAGTAAAGAAATCAAAGATCGAGAGTTCGAGTATGCCAGCCAGCGAAACTGAAg TTTCTAGTCGCTCTAAATCTAAAAAGAAAACTGGCAAGTCCGAAAGTGAACCAATTTTTAGTGATAAGGCAATTGCCAGCAGTTCAACTCCAATAGCCAAATCCAGGGATGTTGCTGAGAAATCAACGACTGCAACTAAGGTTGCATCTAAACTGGATGCTGCAAGAAAGCCTGATGGCAATACCGAAG TGCCTAGTCGCTCAAAATCAACGAAGACAACTGGAAAGTCAGACAAAGTAGCGAAAGCTGAAAAGGCAGCTCCCATAGCTAAAGCTAAGGATGTTGCTAAAACAAATCCCAAAGATGAAGAGGAGTCAGCGACTACATTAAATAATA GTAGACGCAAAAATAATCAACAGGATTATCTTCAAG atATTAACAAGTACATCATGAAAATAAAGCGATCGGGtcgcaaaattcaattatcacTGTCAATGTGCAATTATGCAGAGCTGcgtcaaattttatattttttgagaa ACGAGTTTGACGTTACTGATGATCCGCGTTGCTGTGACGTTCTCCTCATGGACCGTGGGGAACGCACTTACAAGTTCTTAATAGGAATTGCATCCAATAGACCCATTCTGTCATCTTGTTGGTTACATGACATTAAGGAGAATCGCTCGTTGGCCGTCAAATCGAATCACATATTTAAGGACTACAAATTCATGGAGCTCTTCAAGTTCAATCCACTGGCAGTATTAGAACCaacgaatttattaaaagGCTTCAATTTCATGCTCGGAACTGATATTCAGCCAAATGCTAAGGATATGCAAG CCATCATTGAATGCGCTGGTGGCACGGTGCACCGCAAAGCTCCGCCAATTGCCAGCAATGTGCGTCTCTATGTGGTGGCTAGTCAGAAGGATAAACAtatgtggcagctgctcagGAACTACACTAATCTAGAGTACATCAAAACAGAAGGCGTTATGCAGGCGCTAGTGCAACACAAGCCAGAATTGTTGGATGAGCACAAGCTCATTAGATTGTAG
- the LOC117568284 gene encoding transcription factor 25, translating to MSARMLKKLQGEADKLAPPPDDELDNDHLTDNDELDTVRGNSHLNPFDLLNQQSLSESEFKEDDNETEHPSAALQANAAAKKKKKKRKKKTKSHGNHISSEDNERQDKYLDHLDPLYGKLHEATPNSKQSQKTSTATAAASIRKLASQKLLTVELKHLNQQNEMRRTFGKRVVKVENKRGRQKPSLKSTYIVTAKDSWPPLTKNIVTMKLLPSPDTPSTSTSPKIQINDEENVQWFSFQHSQYYQGIQHMFLSALERIDSEFLITLIKRCPYHVDSLVQLSEVCKMTEDFALASELIERALLLLESSLHINFSLTSGNSRLDYRRQENRAFFIVLFKHAQYLEERACCRTAFEISKLLLSLQPDVDPLAMILVIDYYALRSKQYGWLVEFYEQYNAARNLSQLPNMAYSYALALYTLHGSCERANEALQYALLMFPGVLRPLLDEMSVQTDKRVLASSYFFADVSGNQSPALHQLVCLYVCRAKIVYRQNDVLSWLETNVNSVLDRIDAKDPIVADCKEKRSLRYSGTPPRPILRHVVLSDYKEKVPLAVFVAKDKQAIMTYDPLPPADTVNCYQRKSSSSSSPTTNTNSSVSMFFQSLLPSFNLNNIAAQQQQQQQQPQQQQAGGVAGEENIDAADIVAQQRRLAQVAQGQAEETGLQQSLTLMMDAMRDFLHNFRTAETLRAPETAVAHSSSSNDDEEEGSSDYVD from the exons ATGTCCGCACGTATGCTAAAAAAGCTGCAAGGCGAAGCCGATAAATTGGCCCCGCCGCCAGATGATGAATTGGACAATGATCACTTAACTGACAATGATGAACTGGACACGGTTCGAGGGAATTCGCATTTAAATCCATTTGATTTG CTAAATCAACAAAGTTTGTCCGAGAGCGAATTTAAAGAGGACGACAATGAGACCGAGCATCCATCGGCAGCGCTGCAAGCAAATGCCGCtgccaaaaagaagaagaagaaacgtAAGAAGAAGACCAAGTCGCATGGCAATCACATAAGCAGCGAAGATAATGAACGGCAAGACAAGTACTTGGACCACCTTGATCCCCTCTACGGCAAACTCCATGAAGCGACTCCCAACAGCAAACAGTCGCAAAAGACTTCAacggcaactgcagcagcttcAATTCGGAAACTGGCCAGCCAAAAACTGTTGACGGTGGAGCTGAAACATCTGAATCAACAGAACGAAATGCGGCGTACTTTTGGCAAACGTGTCGTCAAAGTCGA aaataaaCGTGGTCGCCAAAAGCCCTCGCTGAAGTCCACTTACATAGTAACCGCAAAGGATTCGTGGCCACCCTTGACCAAGAATATTGTCACAATGAAATTGCTGCCATCGCCGGATACTCCAAGCACATCCACAAGTCCGAAAATCCAAATCAACGACGAGGAGAATGTTCAATGGTTTAGCTTTCAGCACAGTCAATACTATCAAGGCATACAGCATATGTTTCTTTCGGCACTGGAACGCATCGACTCCGAGTTTCTGATCACGCTAATCAAACGCTGCCCCTACCACGTCGACTCGCTGGTCCAGCTGAGTGAGGTGTGCAAGATGACGGAAGATTTTGCGCTTGCATCCGAGCTGATTGAGCGTGCGCTGTTACTCTTGGAGTCATCGCTGCATATCAACTTCAGCCTGACATCGGGAAATTCTCGCTTGGATTATCGTCGACAGGAGAACCGCGCCTTCTTCATTGTGCTTTTCAAGCATGCACAATATTTGGAGGAACGTGCTTGCTGTCGCACCGCATTTGAGATCTCCAAACTGTTGTTGAGTCTGCAGCCAGATGTTGATCCGCTGGCCATGATTCTGGTCATCGATTATTATGCATTGCGTAGCAAACAATATGGCTGGCTAGTGGAGTTTTATGAGCAGTACAATGCGGCACGCAATCTCAGTCAGCTGCCCAACATGGCTTACTCTTATGCCCTAGCGCTCTACACGCTGCATGGCAGTTGTGAGCGTGCCAACGAGGCTCTGCAATACGCGCTCCTGATGTTCCCGGGCGTACTGCGTCCGCTGCTCGACGAGATGTCTGTGCAAACGGATAAACGTGTACTGGCTTCGTCGTATTTCTTTGCCGACGTGTCTGGCAA TCAATCACCAGCGCTACATCAGCTTGTttgcttgtatgtgtgtcgAGCGAAAATCGTTTATCGTCAGAATGATGTGCTTTCTTGGCTGGAAACGAATGTGAATAGCGTTCTGGATCGCATTGATGCCAAGGATCCGATTGTCGCTGATTGCAAAGAGAAGCGTTCGTTACGCTACAGTGGTACACCACCGCGTCCTATTTTGCGTCATGTCGTCCTCTCGGACTACAAGGAGAAAGTGCCCTTAGCCGTGTTTGTGGCAAAGGACAAGCAGGCAATCATGACTTACGATCCGCTGCCACCCGCTGACACTGTCAACTGTTATCAGCG TAAATCATCTTCGAGCAGTAGTCCAACTACCAATACCAACAGTTCTGTATCCATGTTTTTCCAATCGCTCTTGCCGTCATTCAATTTGAACAATATTgctgcacagcagcaacaacagcagcagcagccgcaacaacaacaagctggtGGTGTTGCTGGTGAGGAGAATATCGATGCTGCTGATATCGTGGCACAACAACGAAGACTAGCACAAGTGGCCCAAGGCCAAGCAGAAg